DNA from Candidatus Edwardsbacteria bacterium:
ACTCCCCTGCGGTGGCGGGCTATAGATGCTAACTTGATAATGGCGGGAAACACACAAAATAACACGACGAATACCGATCAGGCCGGGAAAGACACGTTTGATTTTTAACACCAAGAACACCAAGCTCACAAAGATTATCTCTTCAGACCCAACGAAGCCTTTTGTCTCTTTGTGGTCTTTGTGTGTCTTTGTGGTGAAAACCCCTCCGCGTTTCTGTGGTGAAACGGTCCTGATCGAAGGGTAGTACCTGGAGGGGGTTGGGGTAGGAATGGCGGGGTTGCACAAGCCCTCAGTAAGGCGACCCCGCCCGGCTGACCCCCAGCATCCTGGTCAGGGTGGAAATGGCCCGCTCCGACAGCAGGTACAGCGGCGTGGACACGTCTGCCGACAAGGAGGTGTAGACCGACCGATCGGTGGAAACGCCCAGTTGGAATGTGCCGATATCGCCGATGTCGTACCCGGCGAACAGTGATACCCGATCGCTGTACCACTCAAGGTCCCCGTACCCGCCCGGGTGGTTGGCATAGACCGGAATGCTGATGCCCAGCGAGATCCGTTTCCACCAGAAATGGCTCTGGTACTCGTTGACGGCATCCTCTATCTCCTGCGCCCTCTTAAGCATATCGTCGCGGTAGACGTACTGGCGGCCGGCCAGGTAGTTCTTAAGGGCGTGGGACTTGTTGATCACATATTGGGGCTGGGGCAGTTTGGGGTTCATCAGATTTACCTTGAACGACAGGAACAGGTAGGCCGAGTCACGGTAGGGGTCGTTGGCCTGGAACCGGTGCAGCAGGCCGGGGCCCAGCTGGAGCTCGAAACGGATCCGGTCGCAATAGTGGTCCGCCAGGTCCTTGAAGGAATTGATGATGCTGGTCTGGTAGTTGTAGTCATTGTAGCGGTCTATGATGCTGGCGCTGGTGCTGTCGTTGAGGTTGATGTTATTGGTTATTCCTCCTGTGGGATAATAGTACAGGTATTTGACGGCGGGAAGGGATTGGGAATGGGCGGTTAGGGTGAAAGCGGAGATGGCCAGCAGGAGAAAGATGATGGTGCGGGGGGTGAAGGTTTGTTTCATTTGCGCCTCTTGGGTTGAGGTTTGAATGGTTTTTGTTTTTATATGATCCCGCGCTTGCGGCGGGTGTGGATATGTACCCGGGACGGGCCTGTCCGCCTATATGGATTTACCTGCGGTGGCGGAAGAACTGTCAAGGGCCGTTCCCCGCCTGTGGTAATTTTGCAGTACCAAAACCACCCTTTCCCCACTTTCTCTTTGAAGAGAAAGTTGCAAAGAGAACTGTCGCTGCACCTCTGCCCGGTGGCCCTAAACCAAAGGCCTAAATTTGACAAACTCGCTGCGCTTCAGACACTGCCAAATTCTTAACGGCCTTCTTAGTTCAGCAGCAGAGCTGATGCGACCGGGGGTACGTTAGCCAACCAACCTAGCTTGGCCGGTGAAGCATGAACCGGTCAAGGAGGGTGTTAGGGGATCGGCCACGGTCAGCGTTGCTGGTGCATATCATTTTAAACAGAATATCTCTGCGGGTTGAAAATTGATTTTTGCTGCATTGCGTTAGTTTGCCGTCCCCTAAAACTTCTCTTTGTTACTTTCTCTTGGTTACAAGAGAAAGTAAGGCAAGGTTCTGCCAGGCAGGCAAGGGAGAGGTGTTACAAGAGAAAGTAAAGGAAGGTTCTTCTGGTTACCCGATCAGGAGGTAATGACAAAAACCCTCCCCTACATGCAATATTGGGCCATTATATTTGATTGGCCAACCACCAATAACTATCAACTAAATTGCCTCTGTGCCTCTCTGCGGTGAAAACCCCTATTGCCCGCCCTTGTTGTCCTCCGGCTTCTCGGTGAATATCCTCCCGAAGGAGAAGATCACCAGGAAAAGGATGGTGCCCCAGGACAGGGCCATGAATATCGCGCCCCACAGGTTCATGATATATCTCCCTTTTATATATGAAACCTTTCGAACATTTTCAACTTTTTCAACCTTGAACTTATCAGGCCTTCTTTCTCTTCCCCCAGGCCTTGGCCACCATGGCCGCCAGGGCCGCCCCCAGCAGGAGGATCAGCCCCCGGGCCCCCCACATGTAGGGCCGGTCGGCCGGGGCTATGCCCTTCATCACCATGAACGGCCAGAACTGCTGGTAGGACCACACCCCCAGCAGGATCAGCAGATAGGCCGGGGTGACGTACTTGATGACGGGCTGGTAGATCGCCGGGATCTTCATCCGGGCCCCCTGGTGCATCTCCTCCCAGCCCTTCTTGATGCCGAACACCCAGGCGAACAGGATGATCTCGATGGTGGCGAACACCACCAGGAAGAAGGTGCCGCCCCAGAAGTCCAGCTCGTCCACAAAGCCGTGGCCCAGAAAGAAGATGGCCGGCTGGCAGGCCAGAAAGGCCGCCGCCCCCAGGGTCAGGGTGGCCTTGCGGCGGGAGAAACCGAACTCGTCCTCCAGAAAGGACACCGCCGGCTGGATCAAAGACACCGAGGAGGTGATGCCGGCGATCAGCAGCAGCAGGAACCACAGCCCGGAGAAGACCGCGCCCAGCGGCAGTTTTTCGAAGATCAGGGGCATGGTGACGAAGCCCAGGTTGAAGGTCCCGCTCTGGGCCACCTCCAGCGCCCCGCTCCCGCCGAAGAAGATGAAGGCCGCCGGGATGATGATGGAGGCCCCCAGGATCACCTCGCAGAACTCGTTGGTGGCCGCGGCCGACAGGCCGGACAGGGCCACGTCGTCGTTCTTCCGCAGGTAGCTGGCGTAGGTCAGGATCACCCCGATGCCCACCGACAGGGTGAAGAATATCTGCCCGGCCGCCTCCAGCCACACCCGGGCGTTGGCCAGCTGGGAGAAGTCCGGGTTCCAGACGAAGCCCAGGGCGTTCCTCACCGACAGCTCCGGCAGGGCCGGGTCCGGCGTGCCCAGGGTCAGCACCCGGACCGTCAGCAGGACCCCGATGCCCACCAGCACCGGCATGCCGTATTTGGAGAGCTTTTCGATCCCCCCCTGCAGGCCCCGGTAGATGAAGAAGAAGTTCAGCAGGAAGGTGATGATGAAGAAGGTGTAGGCCGGGCCCAGCCCGGAGAAGAACTGGTTGCGGGCCAGCCCCTGGTAGCCGGAGAGGAAGGCCTTCATGGAGGCCTGGTCGGCCGCCCGGGACAGGTGCCCGCTGAAGGAGTACCAGGCGTAGGCCAGGGTCCAGGACTCGATGTACAGGTAATAGATCAGGATCACGAACGGCCCCAGGATGCCGATGATGCCCAGATATTTGGCCCACCGGCCGGCCCCGTCCAGGGAGTCGAAGATGCCCGGCGCGGTGCCGTGGCCCCGCTGTCCGCCCATCCGGCCCAGGGTCCACTCCACCCACATCAGGGGGATGCCCAGCAGCAGAAAGGCCACAAAATAGGGGATCATAAAGGCGCCGCCGCCGTTGAGCACCGCCTTGGCCGGGAACCTCAAAAAATTTCCCAGCCCCACCGCGCTGCCGGCCACCGCCAGTATCACCCCCAGCTTGGAACCCCAGTGTTCTCTTTTATCAGGCATAATGCACCCTTCTTAAAAAGTTAAAAAGGTTGAAAACGTTCAAAAAGAGTAACTGACCACCTCTCAGATGGCGTATTTATTCAAACAGATATTTTCCGTTATTGTCGATGGTGACCTTGGGGACCCGGCCCGATGACTGGAACCGGTCATAGCCGGTCTTGAGGTTCTCCCAGAATCCTAGCAGCGCCCCATCCCCGGCATATTCCCTTTGGAGGGCCGCGAAGTTCAGGCTGTCCAGCCTGGCCGGAAAGACATGCACCGGGATCCTGGCCTGCCCGGCGGCCCGGGCCTCCACCGCCAGGAGGTACAGCTCCTTGATCCCGTCGTCGGTGATGGGGACGCAGCCGATGGTCACGCAGTCGCCGTGGATGTAGATGGATCCCCCGGGATCCCGCCCCCTTTTGAGGATCCGGTCGGAGCGGTTGGGATAGCTGAGACCCAGCGACAGGTGGAAACTGCTGGCCGGATTGAAATGGCTGATGTGGTAAAAGCCCTCCGGCACCTGCCGGTCGCCCCGGGCCCGCTTGGGCCCCAATTCCCCGGAGGAGGAGCAGATGGCATAGGTTCCGGCCAGCCGGTACCCGCCGGGCCCCGAACCGGCCCAGACCTCCAGCTGCTTCTCCCTTTTGAAAATCCGGATGAAGATATTGCCCGGCGGATAGGCCAGCCCCTGCTCCGAATAGCTTGTTTTGAGCCGCGGCTCCTTTTCGATGAAGGCCGCCCGGACCCGGGAATGCTCCAGCTGGCGCTGCTTGAAGGCCGGCTGGGCCTCAGCCTCTCCGCACAGCCATAGCCACAGGCTGATGGCCAGAACCATTCTTGCCCGCCTAGTCATGCTTACCTCTCCGCAATGCTCCCTGGGGTTGTCACCACTTCGAAAGTTTGATATTTTGCCAAACTCAGTGCAGGCTCTGAGGTCTCTTCCCGCAGGCCAGGCTGAACGGGTGACGGCATTCGCTCATTCAAACTGCCGGGCAACGATGCCTTTTCAGGGTGACAGATTCGGCCTTTAAACTACTAACTGTCTACCGTATACTGAATACCCTTTTTACTTATATCCCGGGATCACATATTCTTTCTGATCATATTGGCCAGCCTTTTCACGCCCTCCTCGATCTGCTCCTCCGAGGCGTAGGAGAAGTTCAGCCGCATGGTGTTGTGGCCCTTGCCGTCGCAGTGGAAGGCCGAGCCTATCACATAGGCCACGTTCTCCTCGATGGCCTTCATGAACAGCTCGGTGGCGCTCAGGTTCTTGGGCAGTTTGACCCACAGGAACAGCCCGCCCTCCGGCTTGGTCCACTTGACCCCCTTGGGCATGTTCTTCTTGAGGGCCTTCAGCATCAGCTCCCGCTTTTTGCCGTACAGTTTTTTGATGCTCTCGATCTGCGGCTGCAGCAGGCCGCGCTTCATGTACTCGGCCACGATCAGCTGGGTGAAGGTGGGGCTGGCCAGGTCCATGCTCTGCTTGGATACTATCATCCGGTCGGTCCAGGCGGCCGGGGCCATCATCCAGGCCAGCCTCAGGCCGGGGCATAGTATCTTGGAGAAGGTGCCCAGCACTATCACCTGGTCCTGGGTGTCCAGGCTGTAGATGGGCGGCACGTCGTCCCCGGTGAAGCGCAGGTCGCGGTAGGGGCTGTCCTCGATGATCGGCACCTGGTACTGGTAGGCCAGCTCCAGCAGTTTTTTGCGGCGTTCCAGCGGCATGGTCACCCCCGAGGGGTTCTGAAAATCGGGCACCACGTAGATGAACTTGGGCTTCTTGTTCTTCCGGGCCATCTTGGCCAGGACCTTCTCCAGCTTGTCCACCTTCATCCCGTCGTTGTCCTGGGGGATGCCGATCATCTTGGCCCGGTAGGCCTGGAAGGCCTGCAATCCGCCGATATAGCTGGGCAGCTCCACGATGATGGGATCGCCCGGATCGATGAATACCTTGGCGATGATGTCCAGCCCCTGCTGGGAGCCGGAGGTGATCATGATGTTATCGGGATTGATGCCCGCCTTGTGCGCCGCCATCCACTTGGCTATCTCCTGGCGCAGCGGCAGTTCGCCCTCGGTGGTGCCGTACTGCAGGGCCACATTCCCCTTCTCCCTCAGCACCTGGCAGGAGATATCCTCGATGTCCTTCAGGGGAAAGGTCTGGGGGGCGGGCAGCCCGCCGGCGAAGGAGATGATCTCCGGCTTGCGGGTGTATTTGAGAAGCTCCCGGATCTCGGAGCGCTTCATGTTCAGGGCATTCTTGGAATAGAAAGCAGAAAGGTCTTTGATCATCCCGGTTCCTCCGTCTTTGTGTTTATTTATTTGAATGCATTGTCATTATTTTCTGATCCTGGGATTCTCCAGAAAATCCCGGTAGGCCAGCTTGAGGCCCTCCTCCAGCGGGGTGTGCCTGGTCCAGCCCAGGGCGTGCAGCCGGCTGACGTCCAGCAGCTTCCGGGGGGTGCCGTCGGGCTTGGATCCATCCCACCGGATCTGGCCCTGATAACCGACGGTTTGGGCCACCAGGGCGGTCAGCTCCCGGATGGTCAGGTCCTGCCCGCAGCCGATGTTGACGATTTCCCCGCCGTCGTAGGTTTCCATCAGAAAGATGCAGGCCGCCGCCATATCCTCGGAATAGTAGAACTCCCGGCGGGGCGAGCCGGTGCCCCAGGCCTCCACGCAAGGCTGGCCGGCCTCCTTGGCCTCATGGAAGCGGCGGATCAGGGCCGGCAGGACATGCGAATTGAGGGGATGGTAATTGTCGTTGGGTCCGTACAGATTGGTGGGCATCACCGAGATGAATTTGGTGCCGTACTGCTTGTTGTAGGCCTGGCACATCTTGATCCCGGCGATCTTGGCCACCGCGTAGGGCTCGTTGGTGGGCTCCAGCGGGCCGGTCAACAGGTATTCCTCCTTCATGGGCTGGGGGCAATCCCGGGGGTAGATGCAGGATGAGCCCAGGAACAGCAGCTTTTTGACCCGGTTGAGGTAGGAGGCATGGATGACATTGCACTCTATCAGCAGGTTGTCGTAGATGAAATCGGCCGGATAGGTGTTGTTGGCGTGGATGCCGCCCACCATGGCCGCCGCCAGAAACACATACTCCGGTTTTTCGGCTTGGAAGAATTCACCCACCGCCGGCTGGTCCCGCAGGTTCAATTCGGCCATCTCCCGCAGAATGATGTTATGGTAGCCCTTTTCTTTCAGCTGTTTCAGCATGGCCGATCCCACCAGCCCGGCATGTCCGGCCACATAGATCTTGGCATTTTTATCCATGGGATTTTCCTTATATGATTGTCTGGCTTATTGGATTTTGATCCGGCCTCACAGGGTGAATTTGTCCCCCAGAAACTTCTCCCGGGCCCCGGCGTGGTCCACGATCTCCTGGGGCGTGCCCGAGGCGAACACCCGGCCCTCGTAGACCACATAGGCCCGGTCGGTGATCTCCAGGGTCTCCCGGACGTTGTGGTCGGTCAGCAGCACCCCGATGCCGCGCTCCTTGAGCTTGACCACCACCTGCTGGATGTCGGCCCGGGCAATGGGGTCGATCCCGGTGAACGGCTCGTCCAGCAGCAGAAAGGCCGGATTGGTGACCAGGGCCCGGGTCACCTCCACCCGGCGCCGCTCCCCGCCGGAGATGGAATGGGCTTTCTTGTCGGCCAGATGGGTGATGCTCAGCTCCTGCAGCAGATCTTCCAGACGATCCTGCCGCTGCTGCCGGCTCAGCGGCATCATCTCCAGGATGGCCATGATGTTCTGGGCCACCGTCAGCTTGCGGAACACCGAGGACTCCTGGGTCAGGTAGCCCAGGCCGTGCCGGGCCCGCTGGTACATCGGCATCTCGGTGATATCGGTGTCGTCCAAAAAGACCGTGCCCTCGTCGGGCTTGATCAGCCCGGTGATGATGTTGAAGGTGGTGGTCTTGCCGGCCCCGTTGGGCCCCAGCAGCCCCACGATCTCCCCCTGGTTGATCTCGATGGAGATGCCGTTCACCGCCCGGTGCTTGCGGTAGCTTTTGTAGATCTCCTTGACCTGGAGGGAGCGGTTGTTCACTTGGGCCATAATCTTCCATCCTTCAGTTCCATTATCCTGTCGGCCCGCCCGGCCAGTTCGTTATTGTGGGTCACCAGCACCAGGGCGATATTCCTCTCCCGGTTCATCCGCCACAGCAGGTCGGCCACCGCCCCGCCGGACCGGCTGTCCAGGTTGCCGGTGGGCTCATCGGCCAAGATGACCTCCGGCGAATTGGCCAGGGCCCGGGCCACCGCCACCCTCTGCTGTTCCCCGCCCGAAAGCTCCGAGGGCCGGTGCAGGCACCTCTCTTTGAGGCCCACCTGGTCCATCAGCTCCTGGGCCCGGGACAGGGCCTCAGGTCTTCCCATTCCGCCGACCAGCAGGGGCAGGGCCACGTTCTCGACCGCGCTGAACTCCGGCAGCAGATGGTGGAACTGGAAGACGAAGCCGATGCGTTTGTTCCTGGCCCCGGCCAGGTCGTGGTCGGACAGCAGCGAGGTGTCCTGCCCGCCCAGCAGGATCTTTCCCGCGGTGGGCCGGTCCAGGCATCCCAGGATGTGCAGCAGGGTTGATTTGCCCGAGCCCGAGGCCCCCACGATGGAGGCGGTTCCGCCTTTTTCGATGGAGAAGGACAGCTCGGCCAGGACCTTGAGGTCGCCTTTGGGAGCCGGGAATGTCCGGTTCACGCCTATGGCATCAATTACTGGGTGCATCTATCTCTTCCCGGATTTTCTTCGTCCTGCGACCAGTATAAAGGATTCTGGTACATGTATTCTTTTATTTTATAATATGATTTTTCGTTGCGAATTATGTGCTCCCAATAATTCCTTTGCCATTTAAATATGGCTCCTCCAGCATCATGGACCTGCTTTGCCGATTTAGCCTTGAAATGCCGGACTATTTTCCCCAAGGTTTGTTTCGGATTTTTCATCAATATCCATTTATCATCGTTACCTGTAGGGGTTTGATTAATCAAACCCCTACCATGCCCGGCCAATATGATTATGCCGTGGATATGATTTGGCATTATCACATAATCGTCCAAAATAACACCGGAAAACGCATTTGGGATATCCATCCAGTTCTTTTTAACGATCCGGCCAACCTGGGATAGAACGCAATCTCCATTTTCGATCTTTCCCAGCAGACACCGATGATCCTTAACACAAATTGTCAGAAAATATAAACCTGGTTTTGAATAATCATGCTCTGGCAAACGAATTGATCTTCTTTTATATTTTGGTTCGTTTTCTGGCACGCTATGAACTTTTTTTATTTCTTTCCTTTGACTAAAAATACGAACATGATCACCGCCAGCAGGGCGGCGGCCGCTCCGAAGATGAAGGTGGACCTGAATCCCAGGGTCTGCCACAACAGCCCGGCGATGGTGCTGGCCGCAAAACTGGCCAGTCCGGTGGACATGTGGTACACCCCCAGCCCGGTGGCCCGCAGCTCCTGCTGCACCAGCTTGGAGGCATAGGCCTTGCCCACCCCGTCGGTGAGGGCGGTGTAGAACCCGTAGACCGCGAACAGCGCCCACAGCATATGCGGGCTGTTATTGAAGGCGAAGCCCAGATAGACCAGCCCGAAGACCAGCAGCCCCAGGGTGAAGACCCTGCGCGAGCCTATCCGGTCGGCCAGCATCCCGGCCGGGTAGGAGCCCAGGGAATAGGTCAGGTTGTACAGCATGTAGGCCAGCAGCGACATCACCACCGGATTGACGGCAAACAGCTCCTTGGCCCGGACGATCAGGAAGACATCCGAGGAATTGCCGATGGCGAAGATCAGGTTGATGAAAATGAATATCTTGAAATCCTTGTTGAAGGCCCTCCACCGGAACTGGGGTTTTACATATCGGCTGACAAATGGTTTGTCCCTGACGGAAAGCAGCAGGAACACCCCCAGGATGGCCGGGACGAAGGCCCATAAAAAGACCGTCCGGTAGGCCGCGGCGTCCTCCCCCAGCCGGCTGATGAAGAACAGGGCCGCCAGCGGGCCCAGCACCGCGCCCAGGGAATCCATGGCCCGGTGCAGTCCGAAGGCCCGCCCCCGCAAACATTCCGGGGTGTGGTCGGCGATCAGGGCGTCCCGGGCCGATGACCTCAAGCCCTTGCCGGTGCGGTCCATCACCCGCAGCAGCAGGACCAGCGGCCAGCCGGCCGCCAGGGCGAAGATCATCAGCGGCTTGGACAGGGCCGACAGCGAATAGCCGCCGATCACGAAGGGCCGGCGTTTTCCGGTCCGGTCCGACCACCAGCCCGAGAATATCTTCAGGATGCTGGCGGCGCTCTCGGCCATTCCCTCGATCAGGCCCAGGGCCGCCATCGGGGCGCCCAGCACCGTGGTCAGAAAGAGGGGGATCAGGGGGTACAGCATCTCCGAGGAGGTGTCGGTCAGCAGGCTGACCCACCCCAGCCGGACCACGCTGGGCGATATCTTTTTATTCCCGGTGCTTTCCATTTATCGATCCGTAATATGTTATCGGTAAAGCGTCATCGATCAGTAGGCCCCCCTGGCGCTGATCACCGCCGGGATGGTTTTGATCAGTATCTCCAGGTCCATCAGCGGCGAACTATACTCAAGATAATAGATGTCCAGCAGAACCATCTCCTCGAAGGAAAGCTCGCTCCGCCCGGAGACCTGCCAAAGCCCGGTCATGCCCTGGGGGCCGTTAAGCCGGTATTTGTGCCACTCCTGGTAATGCTCCACCTCCGAAGGCAGCGGGGGGCGCGGGCCCACCAGGCTCATCTCCCCCTTGAAGACGTTGATCAGCTGGGGAAGCTCGTCCAGGCTCAGGCGTCTCAGCCACCGCCCGGTCCGGGTGATCCGGGGATCCTGGCGGGTCTTGAAGATGGGTCCTTCCAGCTCATTCTGTCCGGACATTTGATCCTTGATGCCGTCGGATCCCTGAAACATGGTGCGGAACTTGTAGAGCTGAAAAGGCTTCCCTCCTTTTTTCACCCGCTCCTGTTTGAAGAACACCGGCCCCGGAGAATCCAGCCTGATCACCGCTGCAATCACGGCAAAAAGGGGCGAACATGCCACCAGGCCTACCCCGGAGACCAGGATGTCGCTGGCCCTCTTGAGGACGGCATACAGGGTTGCCAGCGGCCGGCTGCGCCTTTCCAGCAGCGAGATCCCCGCCATGTCGTAGATCCCGGCCACCCGGGCCAAAAGATCGGCCTGGTGGGATACCACCCGAACTTCGACATCGAGCCTGCGGCAGGAAGCTATCAGAAAATTATAATCCGTCAATTCCCCGGAAAGGTCCGGAATGAACACCTGGCTGACGTCATATTGCCTGGCCACCCTGTCGCATTCCTGGGATAGCCCTATGGCCTTGATCCCCCGATATGCAAAATTCAGGTCTTGGCTGTTCTCGGTCAGTATCCCGACTATTTTGTAGCCAAAGGCGTGGTGGATGGCCAGCTGGTCGATGATATCGCGGGCGGTCTGGCTGTTCCCTATTATCAGGGCGTTCTTGACCCCCCAGCCGGATTTCATCAGATGAATTCTTATCCGGTATAAGGCCAGGCGGACCAGGGACAGGACCGCCGGGACGATGAAAAAATAGGCGATTATGAAACCCCGGGAATAATTGTAACCCTTGGTGGCGAACACCCAGGCAGCGGTTATCAAAAGGCTGTACAGGGCTGTTTTATATATCTCCACCCATTGATCGTCAATGCCCTTCTTGAATATGCGGCGATAGCCGCCGCCCAAGATCAGGGCCGTCCCAAATACCACCACCACCATCATCTTCAGCGGATGCTCGCTGGGCCGATGGACCGGCGAAAACGATATCAGGTCGAACCATAGCCACCAGCTGAGGTGAACCGCAGACCAGGCGCACAGCAGGTCGGCCAGCACCGTCATCCCGGAGTAGAGGAACTTCCAGTTTTTTTTGATCGTCATCGCTGCCCGCCCCTGTGTTTTTGGTACCCCTGCTCCACGATGGCCCGGAATTTTTCAATGAATATTTTTTTATCGAACCGGACGGCGTGTTCCCTGATAGCCGCGCTGGAAAACTCCGATCCCTCAAATTCCTCCACCGCCTCCAACAGTGATTCCGGATCCTGGCGGTGGAAAAACAGCCCGGTCCGCCGGTCGATCACCGTCTCCCGGGCTCCGCCTTTGCCGAAGGCGATCACCGGCCGGCCGCAGGCCTGGGCCTCCAGGGGGACAATGCCGAAGTCCTCCAACGGGGTAAAGACAAGCGCCCGGCAATTTTGATACAGTTCCAGCAGTAGCGAATCGCTGACCTTGCCGGCGAAGGTTATGTTGTCATTGGCGGCCTTTAGCAAAGCTTTATACTCCGGCCCATCGCCGGCTATTATCAGCTGGCGGCCGGTTTTATTGAAGGCCTCCACCGCTATATCCACCCGCTTGTAAGGCTTCAGGCGGGCCACCACCAGGTAATAGTCCCCCGGCCCGTTTCCGCCGGGCCTGAAATATTCCGTGTCCACCGCCGGATTGAGCACCAGGGTTTCCCGTCCGTAATATCTCTTGACCCGGCCCTGGACCTCCTGGGAATCCACTATTATCAGGTCGGGGTTACGGGCGGTCCTGATATCCCATTTTTTTACCGCTTCCAAAATACGGTTCAACACTGGCCGGATCAGCGGGCCATGCTCCCGCAGCACATTCTCCCTCCAGTCCCAGACGAACCGCATGGCGCTGTACAGGTAGCAGACATGAAAGGCATCCTTGCTGGTCACCGCCCCCTTGGCCCAGGCGCTGGAGCTGGATATCACCAGGTCGAACCGGCTTAGATCGAAACTTTCCACCGCCCGGGGATACAGGAAGAAATATTTTTCATAATGATCCCTGACCCCGGGCAGGCGGTTTATAAAAGAGCTCCTGATCTCCCATCCGCGGTAGGCCGCCGGCACCTTCGAAGGATCATGCACTATGGTATAGACCGGCGCCACAGGGTAGATCTGGTGCAAAAGTTCCAGGACCCTCTCCGCCCCGCCGTACTGGTTCAGATAATCGTGGACTATGGCGACCCTTGGATTATGCCCCATCGTTCGTTCAATCTATCCTGAATACATCGGACCAGAAGCTTGCCTCCAGGCCAAGCCTGATCTGCCAGCTGGTCCCGGTGGCGCCGGCTGAATGGTGCAGGTTCTCGGTTCTCTCCCACCCGGTTTCGGCCACCAGATAGTAGTCTCCCCCGATAGCCAGCGGGTCCCAATGGCCCAGGTAATGGGACATTGCAAATATGGCCCCCATTGCCCTCTCCACGGTTCCGGTGGGGAATCTCCCCTGCCAGGTGGTGTCGTTGACCCAGGGCTCGTTCCAGGGCTGATCTATGCTTCCCTGCCCCTTCCTCCGGTGGTATATTTCCAAAGAGCCCCGGTCCCTTCCGGTCACCAGGCTGGCCCCCAGGGACAGGCGGTCATAGTCGTTCCCATATTCACCCCCCAGCGGCTGTCCCTCGAACAGGAACCGATTCCAGATATTCGGCTGATTGAAGGTCCAGTCGGTGACCATCTGGTATTTGATCGAAGCCGTGGCAAAGAAAGGACGATCCAGGACGGCCCAATCGGCCTGGGCCAGGAACCCGGCCTGGGTCGGCTCGTTGTCGGTGGGAGATTCGCTGTCGATCTGAAAATCATCCACCATCAGCTCGGCCCGGAACCTGAAGGGCGGCAGCACCGCCTTGATGTCCATATCCCATATCACATTGTCGTCGACATACAACTTGTTCAGCTGTTCGGCCTGAAATATGTAAAACGGCAGGAGGTAATATGGTTCGATGTTCCGGCCCTCTCCGCCGTATATGGCAAATTCGTTGAATCCCAGTTGTACCCTTCCGAAGGTCAGTTCGGCCCGGTGTCCGGCCAGGTATCGGTTATAGACGGCC
Protein-coding regions in this window:
- a CDS encoding L,D-transpeptidase family protein translates to MTRRARMVLAISLWLWLCGEAEAQPAFKQRQLEHSRVRAAFIEKEPRLKTSYSEQGLAYPPGNIFIRIFKREKQLEVWAGSGPGGYRLAGTYAICSSSGELGPKRARGDRQVPEGFYHISHFNPASSFHLSLGLSYPNRSDRILKRGRDPGGSIYIHGDCVTIGCVPITDDGIKELYLLAVEARAAGQARIPVHVFPARLDSLNFAALQREYAGDGALLGFWENLKTGYDRFQSSGRVPKVTIDNNGKYLFE
- a CDS encoding PLP-dependent aminotransferase family protein, translating into MIKDLSAFYSKNALNMKRSEIRELLKYTRKPEIISFAGGLPAPQTFPLKDIEDISCQVLREKGNVALQYGTTEGELPLRQEIAKWMAAHKAGINPDNIMITSGSQQGLDIIAKVFIDPGDPIIVELPSYIGGLQAFQAYRAKMIGIPQDNDGMKVDKLEKVLAKMARKNKKPKFIYVVPDFQNPSGVTMPLERRKKLLELAYQYQVPIIEDSPYRDLRFTGDDVPPIYSLDTQDQVIVLGTFSKILCPGLRLAWMMAPAAWTDRMIVSKQSMDLASPTFTQLIVAEYMKRGLLQPQIESIKKLYGKKRELMLKALKKNMPKGVKWTKPEGGLFLWVKLPKNLSATELFMKAIEENVAYVIGSAFHCDGKGHNTMRLNFSYASEEQIEEGVKRLANMIRKNM
- a CDS encoding ABC transporter ATP-binding protein, giving the protein MHPVIDAIGVNRTFPAPKGDLKVLAELSFSIEKGGTASIVGASGSGKSTLLHILGCLDRPTAGKILLGGQDTSLLSDHDLAGARNKRIGFVFQFHHLLPEFSAVENVALPLLVGGMGRPEALSRAQELMDQVGLKERCLHRPSELSGGEQQRVAVARALANSPEVILADEPTGNLDSRSGGAVADLLWRMNRERNIALVLVTHNNELAGRADRIMELKDGRLWPK
- a CDS encoding transposase; this translates as MPENEPKYKRRSIRLPEHDYSKPGLYFLTICVKDHRCLLGKIENGDCVLSQVGRIVKKNWMDIPNAFSGVILDDYVIMPNHIHGIIILAGHGRGLINQTPTGNDDKWILMKNPKQTLGKIVRHFKAKSAKQVHDAGGAIFKWQRNYWEHIIRNEKSYYKIKEYMYQNPLYWSQDEENPGRDRCTQ
- the lptB gene encoding LPS export ABC transporter ATP-binding protein, with amino-acid sequence MAQVNNRSLQVKEIYKSYRKHRAVNGISIEINQGEIVGLLGPNGAGKTTTFNIITGLIKPDEGTVFLDDTDITEMPMYQRARHGLGYLTQESSVFRKLTVAQNIMAILEMMPLSRQQRQDRLEDLLQELSITHLADKKAHSISGGERRRVEVTRALVTNPAFLLLDEPFTGIDPIARADIQQVVVKLKERGIGVLLTDHNVRETLEITDRAYVVYEGRVFASGTPQEIVDHAGAREKFLGDKFTL
- a CDS encoding GDP-L-fucose synthase — translated: MDKNAKIYVAGHAGLVGSAMLKQLKEKGYHNIILREMAELNLRDQPAVGEFFQAEKPEYVFLAAAMVGGIHANNTYPADFIYDNLLIECNVIHASYLNRVKKLLFLGSSCIYPRDCPQPMKEEYLLTGPLEPTNEPYAVAKIAGIKMCQAYNKQYGTKFISVMPTNLYGPNDNYHPLNSHVLPALIRRFHEAKEAGQPCVEAWGTGSPRREFYYSEDMAAACIFLMETYDGGEIVNIGCGQDLTIRELTALVAQTVGYQGQIRWDGSKPDGTPRKLLDVSRLHALGWTRHTPLEEGLKLAYRDFLENPRIRK
- a CDS encoding sodium-dependent transporter; translated protein: MPDKREHWGSKLGVILAVAGSAVGLGNFLRFPAKAVLNGGGAFMIPYFVAFLLLGIPLMWVEWTLGRMGGQRGHGTAPGIFDSLDGAGRWAKYLGIIGILGPFVILIYYLYIESWTLAYAWYSFSGHLSRAADQASMKAFLSGYQGLARNQFFSGLGPAYTFFIITFLLNFFFIYRGLQGGIEKLSKYGMPVLVGIGVLLTVRVLTLGTPDPALPELSVRNALGFVWNPDFSQLANARVWLEAAGQIFFTLSVGIGVILTYASYLRKNDDVALSGLSAAATNEFCEVILGASIIIPAAFIFFGGSGALEVAQSGTFNLGFVTMPLIFEKLPLGAVFSGLWFLLLLIAGITSSVSLIQPAVSFLEDEFGFSRRKATLTLGAAAFLACQPAIFFLGHGFVDELDFWGGTFFLVVFATIEIILFAWVFGIKKGWEEMHQGARMKIPAIYQPVIKYVTPAYLLILLGVWSYQQFWPFMVMKGIAPADRPYMWGARGLILLLGAALAAMVAKAWGKRKKA